In Amaranthus tricolor cultivar Red isolate AtriRed21 chromosome 5, ASM2621246v1, whole genome shotgun sequence, a genomic segment contains:
- the LOC130813050 gene encoding ninja-family protein 3-like, giving the protein MTEQQEDIEISTESNTIIDEDGLELSLSLRPSGYSSFNDLKNLPETYASPASNGQIFSERDAQSLRRHEANKLKRGLKRKDSVENDVVAIQEEDFVQRSRKVQNLGLQQAALPSVGRNAGSLNGGFRPYKGQNGKISPCIEGKDGNTSVSSGSSSGISDNHQIISGAGGNSSDTGSHSSHPHSQLPSPSAPSSSTTSQLRLNSSQLDLQPNTSKPNRSKSQVCSSSSNKIELNSVSKQPCKSLDGATSLNTTPQSTVPKETKPEIGKPPKPNGLMGQQKAVFSQMPCVSATGNGPNGKTITGFLYKYTNTEVGIVCVCHGASFSPASFVEHAGGVDVEYPLRHIKVVSFPLS; this is encoded by the exons ATGACGGAACAACAAGAAGACATTGAAATTTCAACCGAATCGAACACAATCATTGATGAAGACGGCTTAGAGCTTAGCCTTTCTTTACGTCCTTCTGGTTATTCTTCCTTTAATGATCTGAAGAACCTTCCAGAAACTTATGCTTCTCCAGCTTCCAATGGTCAGATCTTCTCAGAACGTGACGCACAATCACTCCGCCGTCATGAAGCTAATAAGTTAAAACGAGGCTTGAAACGTAAAGATTCTGTTGAAAACGACGTCGTTGCTATTCAGGAAGAGGATTTTGTTCAACGGAGTCGGAAAGTTCAAAATTTAGGGTTACAACAAGCAGCGCTGCCGTCGGTAGGGCGGAATGCTGGTTCTTTAAATGGTGGTTTTCGGCCTTACAAAGGGCAAAATGGTAAAATTAGTCCTTGTATTGAGGGTAAAGATGGTAACACCTCTGTTTCCAGCGGTAGTTCTTCTGGAATTTCTGATAATCACCAAATCATTTCTGGCGCag GTGGGAATAGCAGTGATACTGGCAGTCATTCAAGTCATCCTCACTCACAACTGCCCTCCCCAAGTGCTCCCTCATCTAGTACAACTTCACAACTACGTCTTAATTCATCACAACTAGACCTTCAACCTAACACTTCTAAACCAAACCGCTCAAAATCCCAAGTATGCAGCTCATCTTCTAATAAAATCGAGCTTAACTCAGTCTCAAAACAACCATGTAAATCACTGGACGGAGCAACATCATTGAATACGACTCCCCAAAGCACCGTTCCTAAAGAAACCAAACCAGAAATCGGAAAGCCCCCTAAACCCAATGGGTTGATGGGCCAGCAGAAAGCTGTATTTTCTCAAATGCCGTGTGTTTCAGCCACCGGAAATGGACCAAATGGGAAGACAATAACCGGGTTTTTGTATAAATACACAAACACTGAGGTGGGCATTGTATGTGTTTGCCATGGAGCATCGTTTTCCCCAGCAAGTTTCGTGGAGCATGCTGGTGGTGTTGATGTAGAGTACCCACTCAGGCACATTAAAGTTGTATCCTTTCCACTTAGTTAA